Sequence from the uncultured Draconibacterium sp. genome:
GCCCAGAAAAGAACAGGCATCCCAATAAAGATAAGGATAGCTGCTATTCGGTTGTATGTTTTTATTTTGTTTTGCATGATTTTAATATTTTAATTGAAAAATCATTCTGAACCTGTATCTGTGCTAAAAGACGCTGTAATGAATTTAGCATGAAGTATTTTAGTACTTCGCTATCCCCATGAAACAACTACCGGAATTGATTTCTCGGGAGTAATGGTTATCGCATCTACCGGGCAATACATTCGGCACAAATGGCATATCTGGCAATCAGCCGGGTATTTTATTTCTGCCTTTTTTGTTTCCGGATTCATGCGGAAAACATCAGTGGGGCAGGTGGCCACACAGGTTCCGCATCCTATACATCCGTTTATACTTTTTACTGGCATATTTTTGAGTTTACAATGTTGTTAAGTTTTGGATTTAGAACGGTATCTGCTTTTGCGTCTTTTCATTTGCAGAATACCGTTCTTGTCCCCAAAACACTGTTGTTTTGTTGTTTTTTAATCTGGTATGGAATAAAGTTGGGTGTATTATTTGTATTGTAAAAACAGAATCTGCGGATTGGTATATTTTAACAACGAATCAGGATTTATTCAATATGAAATAGGAGACAACTGCCTCATCTTGAATGAATGTGTAGCGAATTCAATTAAAAATGAATAAGTACAGTTTATTCGTTTAAATAACTTTCAACCAAATTATTTCTGGTTTGAACATGGGTTTTTAATTTTTCAACGGCCGAATCGAACTGGCTGTCGGAACTTAAAAATGAATAAGCGGATCCTTCGGCATAAACATATTCTTTTATCAAATCGTAGTAGCTTGAATACGTCGAAATCATTTCGGACGGAATAAATACCTCATCGATAAATTGTTGCAAATACCCTTCATAAATTGCTTCGTATTCAGGCTGTGCAATAATGTATTTTATAAGTGGCCAGCTACTGCTCACTTCGCTCATCGACAAACTTAAAGTGCTGTATCTTTTTCCTTCCTGGAAAGCTTCGTTGTTATCCCACGGGATCCAGGTCAGTTTGTTATTCTCCGAATTATTATACAGGTAGTAGTTGTGGGTCATGTTTCCGTACGTATCCCAATTTTGAATGATGTTGTTGGCGGCCAGATATTTTAAAAAACCATCCACATTTAAAACACTTTCAAGGTTGCTTTTCCATGTTTCTGCATCCGAGGTGCGTTCAGAACTGTTAATGATATTGTACAAGGCGTTAACATCCGAATAGTTGGCCGAGTCTTCGTTGGTTTTAAGTTCCATTTCGCTGGTGTTGTAGCTACCACGGGCAAACGAAGCTGCATCGCCATCGGGTTTGTACAAATTGCCCGAACCATCGGCAAACTGGCTTTTTATAACCGAGTCGTCAACTTCTTCTACCAAAGTGTAAACTCCAAAATATTGCGGCCCGCTGCCATAATCGACATAAACCACGCAAAATGCTGTTTCGGACGAAGCCAATCCAAATTGGCGGAATAAATCGGCACCAACTTTTTCGCGTAGTAACGAGGGGTCGAGGAAGTTGTTTTTTAGGTTCAACTGTTTAAAACCGTAAAAACGCTGGTTTTTAATGGCGGGGTAGTCGTCTTCAAATTCATCGAAATCGAGTTTGAAAGAAAGCTTTTTTATGCCCGATTGATAGGCTGATTTTAAGCTTGAATTTCCTTTGTAACGGATTCCTACATGGTACCACTCGGTATCGTTAAATTTAAACGAGCAGGGCACAAACATCGGATCGTCGAAGTCGATCGACTCGCCCGGACGGCCGCCGCTAGAACTTAATACAGAGGCTAAATTTGTTTGCATATCTGACCAATCATCGTTGTCGATGGTAATATCGAAGCGTAACACTTCGTTTTGATTAAAAACCACATCGTAGTTCAGTTCCGCACTCTTACTGTGTGTGGCATCATCCCAATCGGAATAATCGGTCAGGTCGATAATTTCTTCTTCCTTCTCTTCTTTGTTTTCAATTATCGATTCATCATCGCGGCAAGCGCTAAAAACCAGAAGAAGTAATGTTGTTGCAATCAGGCTTATCTTTTTCATTTTGTATTATTTTTGTGATTTTTAGAATTTAATTTTATATCCCAGGCTAATAATGTGTTTGTTCAGGTATTCGGTGTTGTAATAGTCGAATTTGTAGTCAATTCCTATATAGTTCTTTTTAAACAGTTTGTAGTCGGCACCAACCGAGTAGCGGGTTTTGTGCAAACCTCCGTTATCTAGATCCTGGAATAGCTGAACGGCCACAAAAGGTGTAATTTTACAGTCGGGAATGTCGTATTTAACCTTGGCCCTGTAGCGTAAAAAGTTTTTGTCGTCTACATCGTCGTCGGCATAGTTGCTGTACATTAAGCGAAGTGATGATTCGAAACGTCCAAATTCTTTTTGAGCTGTTGCACTAAATGCATAGCGGCTAAAGTACTCTGTATCTTTTTCATCGCGAACATTACCAACCAAACTATAGGAAGCACCCAGTGTGAATAGTTTTGATGCTTTGTATTCCAGTATTCCCTCAAGAAGGTATTTATCGAGCGAGAAATCATCTTCATAACGTAACTCCGGCGTGATAGTAAATTTTACCTTTTTTACCGGCTTAAAGCTCATGTCAAGTTTTGTTCGGGTTTGAAATTCATTTTCAGTTTCCTGTGCAAAAGTTCTTGGTGTTGCCAATATAGAAATGACAAAAACTATTGTGAGAATCAATCTTGTATTCATGCTAAATTGTATTTCTATTATTATTATTATTATTAATATGTTTAGTTTGATATTTTTTCAGTTGACGAGTCATGCGATATTTTATTTTTCCCGTTAACATCATAATAGAGAGTAATGTCGGCAACGTCTTTCAAAAAGTCTATTTTCTGAATCTCGTAACGTTTAATATTAATTCCGGTACGTGCTTTCAAATCGGCCAAAAGCACTACTTTTTTGTCGTCATGTATGTTCTCTATTTTTTCGTAAATCAAACGTATCGAGCCTTCTTGTTTCAGCATTAAGCGTTTTTCAAGCAGCCACAAACCAAAAACAATGGCCGAGTTGGTGAAAATTAATTCAACGTAACTCACTTTTTTGTTGGCCAGGGCATTTATTACCGAAATGCCGATAACAATAAAAAGGTAGGTCATTTCCTTAATGGGGATGGCATCGGTGCGGTAACGTATAATTCCGAAGATGGCAAATAAACCAAGAGCAAAACCGAGTTCGAGCTTAACACTGTTTAGTAAAAAGCTTAAAAGAAATACAACGGTACCAACGGCCAAAAAACTAAAATAGAAGTCTTTACGGCGGCTGTTACGGGCATACATGTAGTGCACCACCAAAAAACTAACAAACAGGTTAAGTGCCAGGCGCACCAAAAGCTCCGAAAAGTCGCCAACGTTAATAATTTTAATTCCTAAAAAACGCAAATGCTCTTCCCAATTTGCCAGTTCTGTCATTTCAAGGTTATTGGCACTTAAATTTTTTAATGTGTCGATAAATGTTACTGTTTCGTTCATGTTATTAATTTAAAGGTTGTACAAACTGTTTTCTGTGTTAATTGTTCTTTCAATCATCCTGATTTTGTGTTTAAACGCGTTTCGTTTTATGGAAGAGTCGGTAACGGTTCGGCCTATACAATATTTGCTGAATCCGGAGGTTTTAATGCGTTGGTTCCGCAATGCGCGGGCCAGTGGCGATGCCGATGGCGAACCTTCTGATTTTACTTCAACAATAACCAGGTTGTTTAGCGCAATTTGCTTATTGTTAGTTGAAAAATGAAGATTAAAATCAATGGTACATCGTTCCTTAAAATTTCGGTTTACCAGCGTTATACGCGAAAAGTTATTGGTTAAGGAAGGTGATAAATCCTGAACTGAAAACGGAGTTGTTTTCTGTAAAAAGATGTTTTCATTTTCGGTGAATTGGTTTTTCTCAAAATTGCCTGGAATCCGTTTTTTTATAGTGCGTCCTTTGTTGTTTTTGAATTTTACTTCTAAGAAACTAATACCACTTAAAACGTAACTACGACGCCTGATTTTATACCGGTTGAGTTTGCCGTTGTGATGAGCGGTAAACATGCGGCTTTTTTCTGTGTCGTAATAAATGGTAGAGTAAGGTAGCGCAACTTCGTTTTCCATGGTAAGAATAAAATAATCGTTCTGAACCGTTTCAAGTAATTGGTGCAAATGACTTGTATGAAACCAGTATTTTGTATCGGTTCGGTTCATTAATTTTACCTGATCCATTTCTTGCAGTTTTATTGGGGCGAAAAAGTTTGTTTCCCTAATTCTCATCATTGTTAAAGTGTTATTTCGATGTTGTTACATAATTGTTAAACATGTGGTGAAAGTATTGCTGTAAAGCATTTTGGGAAAATGAAATCGACGAATCTGGAAATTTTCCAAACGAATTCTCTTTGGTACTCGAATAAAAAAGGGAAGACCTAATTTTGGCCTCCCCTTTAACAAACTAAACTGTGGTTTTTAAACCAACTTTTTATTCCCTTCTACTGTCTCGCTGTGGTTTTTTATGGGTTTTAATGTATGCCGTAAACTGCTCTTGTTGTTCTTCGTTTAAAACGGCTTTCACTTTATTTTCCATTCCGGATTTTAAAGCCTCCATTTTACTCCTGTCGGGGCGGCCCGAGCTTGTGGCCTTTTTTACCTCGGCAAAATGCTCCTGGTAAATCGCTAGGATTTTGGTTTCCTGATCGTCACTCAGCGAAATTTCGTCGGCAAGATTGGCAACCATTTTCTTAATTTGTTTTGAGTTTG
This genomic interval carries:
- a CDS encoding 4Fe-4S dicluster domain-containing protein, whose amino-acid sequence is MPVKSINGCIGCGTCVATCPTDVFRMNPETKKAEIKYPADCQICHLCRMYCPVDAITITPEKSIPVVVSWG
- a CDS encoding CotH kinase family protein, translated to MKKISLIATTLLLLVFSACRDDESIIENKEEKEEEIIDLTDYSDWDDATHSKSAELNYDVVFNQNEVLRFDITIDNDDWSDMQTNLASVLSSSGGRPGESIDFDDPMFVPCSFKFNDTEWYHVGIRYKGNSSLKSAYQSGIKKLSFKLDFDEFEDDYPAIKNQRFYGFKQLNLKNNFLDPSLLREKVGADLFRQFGLASSETAFCVVYVDYGSGPQYFGVYTLVEEVDDSVIKSQFADGSGNLYKPDGDAASFARGSYNTSEMELKTNEDSANYSDVNALYNIINSSERTSDAETWKSNLESVLNVDGFLKYLAANNIIQNWDTYGNMTHNYYLYNNSENNKLTWIPWDNNEAFQEGKRYSTLSLSMSEVSSSWPLIKYIIAQPEYEAIYEGYLQQFIDEVFIPSEMISTYSSYYDLIKEYVYAEGSAYSFLSSDSQFDSAVEKLKTHVQTRNNLVESYLNE
- a CDS encoding DUF2490 domain-containing protein, whose product is MNTRLILTIVFVISILATPRTFAQETENEFQTRTKLDMSFKPVKKVKFTITPELRYEDDFSLDKYLLEGILEYKASKLFTLGASYSLVGNVRDEKDTEYFSRYAFSATAQKEFGRFESSLRLMYSNYADDDVDDKNFLRYRAKVKYDIPDCKITPFVAVQLFQDLDNGGLHKTRYSVGADYKLFKKNYIGIDYKFDYYNTEYLNKHIISLGYKIKF
- a CDS encoding DUF4956 domain-containing protein; its protein translation is MNETVTFIDTLKNLSANNLEMTELANWEEHLRFLGIKIINVGDFSELLVRLALNLFVSFLVVHYMYARNSRRKDFYFSFLAVGTVVFLLSFLLNSVKLELGFALGLFAIFGIIRYRTDAIPIKEMTYLFIVIGISVINALANKKVSYVELIFTNSAIVFGLWLLEKRLMLKQEGSIRLIYEKIENIHDDKKVVLLADLKARTGINIKRYEIQKIDFLKDVADITLYYDVNGKNKISHDSSTEKISN
- a CDS encoding polyphosphate polymerase domain-containing protein translates to MDQVKLMNRTDTKYWFHTSHLHQLLETVQNDYFILTMENEVALPYSTIYYDTEKSRMFTAHHNGKLNRYKIRRRSYVLSGISFLEVKFKNNKGRTIKKRIPGNFEKNQFTENENIFLQKTTPFSVQDLSPSLTNNFSRITLVNRNFKERCTIDFNLHFSTNNKQIALNNLVIVEVKSEGSPSASPLARALRNQRIKTSGFSKYCIGRTVTDSSIKRNAFKHKIRMIERTINTENSLYNL